The genome window TGAAACAATGTTAGTCGACATAGTAAATGAGCAATCCTTAACAGCGGAAGTAGTCGTACTTATTGGCAATGCCGATTTAGACCATACAGTTTTAGAGCGGATCAATCCCAGGGTGGAAGTGAAGTTGCTTGGTAGACCGCCGGGCAGCCGGAACCCTTGGTATATATTTAAGCTGTACCGAATGCTTAAGGTCCTTAACCCGGATATCGTTCATTCACACTTGCAAAGCTTTATAAGAATCCTAAGGTTACTGAAAATCCCGAAAGTTCTTACTGCCCACCATACAGGTATCCAAATAAGTACAGTGAGTAGTTATGATGCGATTTATAGTATTTCCACTGCGGTGAAGATCGATCTTTCGGAAAGATATCCAGAAATTACTACTACGACTATACCAAATGGTATAGTTTGTTCGAATGTTGTTCAAAAGTCTTGCTATGATCAGCATCCGTTCCGAATTGTGCAAATTGGTCGCCTGGCTCACGAAATAAAGGGACAAGATGTTCTCTTAAAAGCCTTGCAACACGTAAATAACGCGATAGGTGACAACGACATTACGCTTGATTTTATTGGTAACGGGCCATCAAAAAAGTACCTTGCCGGTTTAGCCGAAGAGCTTGGGGTTAACGAATGGTGTAGATTTTTAGGGCATCGTTCAAGAAGCTATGTTTACAAAAATTTGCATAATTATGATCTTTTGGTTCAGCCATCACGATTTGAGGGATTTGGCCTCACGGTGGTTGAAGCCATGGCAGCCTTGGTGCCGGTTTTAGTGTCAGATATAGAAGGGCCAATGGAAATAATTGATAAAGGAAATTTTGGATACTTTTTCCGCACGGAAAATTATGAGGATTGCGCAAACCAAATAGTAAATATCAAAAGACTTTCAAAAGAGCAGGAGTTTATAGAAAACAGAAAAAAAACAGCAGAGTATGCTATGGGCAGGTTTGACATTAAATTGACTGCCGCAAGATATCTTGATGAATATAGAAAAGTAATTCACCTTAAAAAGGATTAGTTGTGGATATTTCTACGCTATTGATAGATGGCAATAAATGGAAGCAGTTAGGATGCAATTTAATTTTTTTGTTTTGTTGTTTATACGATACATCGGCTTATGCCTCCCAGCCTGTAGTAGCGCGTTATGTGCAAGTAGAGTTGCCTGGCGATGAGCGAATTTTATCGCTGGCGGAAGTAGAAGTTTACAGCGGGGAAAAGATGATTTCACTCCAGGGTAAAGCAAAGCAAGTTAACACTGCATGTGGTGGAGATGCGCCAAGAGCCATTGATGGAAATACTTCAGGGAGTTATTTTGATAAAACAGTAACTCACACACGCAGTGGCAGCTTTGTTTGGTGGGAACTTGACCTTGGTACTGAACAGGTGATAACCAGAATCATTCTGTACAACAGAACAGATTGTTGTAGTGAACGAA of Desulfosarcina sp. BuS5 contains these proteins:
- a CDS encoding glycosyltransferase, with the protein product MKIIHLLWGLNTGGSETMLVDIVNEQSLTAEVVVLIGNADLDHTVLERINPRVEVKLLGRPPGSRNPWYIFKLYRMLKVLNPDIVHSHLQSFIRILRLLKIPKVLTAHHTGIQISTVSSYDAIYSISTAVKIDLSERYPEITTTTIPNGIVCSNVVQKSCYDQHPFRIVQIGRLAHEIKGQDVLLKALQHVNNAIGDNDITLDFIGNGPSKKYLAGLAEELGVNEWCRFLGHRSRSYVYKNLHNYDLLVQPSRFEGFGLTVVEAMAALVPVLVSDIEGPMEIIDKGNFGYFFRTENYEDCANQIVNIKRLSKEQEFIENRKKTAEYAMGRFDIKLTAARYLDEYRKVIHLKKD